The following proteins are co-located in the Hydractinia symbiolongicarpus strain clone_291-10 chromosome 7, HSymV2.1, whole genome shotgun sequence genome:
- the LOC130649455 gene encoding LOW QUALITY PROTEIN: phosphomannomutase 2-like (The sequence of the model RefSeq protein was modified relative to this genomic sequence to represent the inferred CDS: inserted 1 base in 1 codon): protein MPSRDEATICLFDVDGTLTAPRQVITAEMKEFMDKLREKVIVGVVGGSDLSKIKEQMGGDYFIATYDYVFSENGLVAYKDGELKAIQNISKYIGEEKLQTFINYCLKYMSKLKLPTKRGTFIEFRNGLINVCPVGRSCSQEERIEFNKFDQEHHIRKDFVKSLEEKFSDYGLQFSIGGQISFDVFPLGWDKTYCIRHLDLSKIKTIHFFGDKTEKVITAEMKEFMDKLREKVIVGVVGGSDLSKIKEQMGGDYFIATYDYVFSENGLVAYKDGELKAIQNISKYIGEEKLQTFINYCLKYMSKLKLPTKRGTFIEFRNGLINVCPVGRSCSQEERIEFNKFDQEHHIRKDFVKSLEEKFSDYGLQFSIGGQISFDVFPLGWDKTYCIRHLDLSKIKTIHFFGDKTEKGQNDHEIYMDERXGHKVTSPEDTMNQVKEIFFK, encoded by the exons ATGCCATCCCGAGATGAGGCTACAATTTGCTTATTTGATGTTGATGGGACACTAACAGCACCCAGACAG GTAATCACTGCTGAAATGAAAGAATTTATGGATAAGTTACGTGAAAAGGTTATTGTTGGTGTGGTGGGTGGTTctgatttgtcaaaaataaaagagCAAATGGGTGGAGATTATT ttaTTGCGACATACGATTATGTCTTCTCTGAAAACGGTCTAGTAGCATATAAAGATGGTGAACTAAAGGCTATAcaa AACATATCAAAATATATTGGCGAAGAAAAACTTCAAACATTTATAAACTATTGTTTGAAATATATGTCAAAACTGAAGCTTCCAACTAAACG AGGTACTTTTATCGAGTTTCGAAATGGCTTAATAAATGTTTGTCCTGTTGGCAGAAGTTGCAGCCAGGAGGAAAGAATTGAATTTAATAAGTTTGACCAG GAGCATCACATTCGAAAAGATTTCGTGAAGAGCTTAGAAGAGAAATTTTCAGATTATGGTTTGCAATTTTCAATTGGCGGACAAATTAGTTTCGACGTGTTTCCACTCGGTTGGGATAAAACATACTGTATACGTCATCTAGATCTgtccaaaatcaaaacaattcaTTTCTTCGGCGACAAAACTGAAAAG GTAATCACTGCTGAAATGAAAGAATTTATGGATAAGTTACGTGAAAAGGTTATTGTTGGTGTGGTGGGTGGTTctgatttgtcaaaaataaaagagCAAATGGGTGGAGATTATT ttaTTGCGACATACGATTATGTCTTCTCTGAAAACGGTCTAGTAGCATATAAAGATGGTGAACTAAAGGCTATAcaa AACATATCAAAATATATTGGCGAAGAAAAACTTCAAACATTTATAAACTATTGTTTGAAATATATGTCAAAACTGAAGCTTCCAACTAAACG AGGTACTTTTATCGAGTTTCGAAATGGCTTAATAAATGTTTGTCCTGTTGGCAGAAGTTGCAGCCAGGAGGAAAGAATTGAATTTAATAAGTTTGACCAG GAGCATCACATTCGAAAAGATTTCGTGAAGAGCTTAGAAGAGAAATTTTCAGATTATGGTTTGCAATTTTCAATTGGCGGACAAATTAGTTTCGACGTGTTTCCACTCGGTTGGGATAAAACATACTGTATACGTCATCTAGATCTgtccaaaatcaaaacaattcaTTTCTTCGGCGACAAAACTGAAAAG GGTCAGAATGACCACGAGATATACATGGACGAAC TTGGTCATAAAGTAACAAGTCCTGAAGATACTATGAATCAAGtgaaggaaatattttttaaatag
- the LOC130649458 gene encoding ribosome biogenesis regulatory protein homolog: MYKMADKEVTQKVAKILSSNESKFKTVEVSKEVDPTLDLGNLLLIDHQPVDSKEIESRKEKFLQDLARDNVQLLFNKIWELPIEKVENVVCAKLPNGITLLPREKPIPKPKPPTKWEQYAKKKGIENKKRSRMIWDEEARSWKPRYGYKRGKDDTKEWCIEVPENADPNEDQFEKRDREKKERIAKNELQRLRNIAKNQKGGKGLIMSTQFKPTQKKDKERVAKEIDVAKLSTASLGKFQDKLPKEKENKKTGLKRKFESVSGDISGEKKRALDIWEKLNKPNTLDVTKAVNKHISNEQMNSSGRKKGSGKVKNKRFKKGKQATMDKMKGKTLGKGKKRR; this comes from the exons ATGTATAAAATGGCGGACAAAGAAGTGACACAGAAAGTAGCTAAAATCCTCAGCTCCAATGAATCTAAGTTTAAAACAGTAGAAGTCTCCAAAGAAGTTGACCCGACATTAGATCTAGGAAATCTCTTACTAATTGATCACCAACctgtggactccaaggaaataga AAGCAGAAAAGAAAAGTTTCTTCAAGATCTTGCTCGAGACAATGTACAATTGctgtttaacaaaatttgggag ttacctatagaaaaagttgaaaatgttGTTTGTGCCAAG ctCCCTAATGGAATAACTTTGCTTCCACGTGAAAAGCCG ATACCGAAGCCTAAACCGCCAACAAAATGGGAACAATATGCTAAAAAGAAG gGTATTGAAAATAAGAAGAGGAGTCGGATGATATGGGATGAAGAAGCACGG TCCTGGAAACCGAGATATGGTTATAAAAGAGGAAAAGATGACACAAAGGAATGGTGTATAGAAGTTCCTGAAAACGCTG ATCCAAATGAAGACCAATTCGAAAAAAGagacagagaaaaaaaagaaagaatcgcTAAAAATGAATTGCAACGGTTACGAAATATCGCGAAAAATCAGAAAGGTGGAAAAG GTTTGATAATGAGTACACAGTTTAAACCAACACAGAAAAAAGATAAAGAGCgg GTGGCAAAAGAGATCGATGTTGCTAAACTATCAACAGCCTCACTTGGTAAATTTCAAGACAAACTT CcgaaagagaaagaaaataaaaagacaggTTTAAAAAGGAAG TTCGAATCCGTAAGCGGCGATATCTCGGGAGAGAAAAAAAGAGCGCTAGATATATGGGAAAAACTAAACAAACCGAATACATTAGATGTTACAAAG GCTGTGAATAAACATATTTCAAATGAACAAATGAA TTCAAGTGGAAGAAAAAAAGGTTCAGGAAAAGTGAAAAACAAACGCTTCAAGAAGGGTAAACAAGCAACCATGGACAAAATGAAAGGAAAAACACTGGGTAAAGGGAAGAAGAGGAGATAG